In Roseicyclus marinus, the genomic window AATTCGAGGGCATCCCCTACCAGATGCGGCCCGAATTCATCGACCGGGCCTGGGACAACCTGTTCGTGAGACACGAAAAGATTGTTCACTGAGGCGCGGGCGAAACTGCAGTTTCGCGGCCCGGAAAACGCGCGTTTTCCGGGCCGTTTTGCTGCAGCAAAACGCCCCCATGGCCAAGCGCGCGCAAGCGATTATCTAGGGTGACATGACGCGCGCCCTGCCCCCTGCCATCACCGGCTGGTTCGCCAGCCGGGGCTGGTCGATCCACCCCCATCAGCAAGCCATGCTGGAACGGGCCGATCTGCCCTGCCAATTGCTCATCGCGCCCACGGGCGGGGGCAAGACGATGGCGGGTTTCCTGCCGACGCTCGCCGATCTGGCCGATGGCAGCCACAAGGGGCTTCACACGCTTTATGTCTCGCCGCTCAAGGCGCTGGCCGCCGACATCAAGCGCAACCTGACCGGCCCCATCACGGATATGGACCTGCCCATCCGGGTCGAGGATCGGACCGGCGACACATCCTCCCACACCAAGCGCCGCCAACGCGCCGACCCGCCGCATATCTTGCTGACGACGCCGGAATCGCTGGCGCTGATGGTGTCCTACGAGGATGCGGCGCGCACCTTCGCGGGGCTGAGGCGGATCATCGTCGACGAAATCCACGCGCTGGCCGAAAGCAAGCGCGGCGATCAGCTGATGCTGGCGCTGTCGCGGCTGTCGGCCCTTGCCCCCGACCTGCGCCGCGTGGGCCTGTCGGCCACGGTCGAGGACCCCGCCGCCATCGCCCGGATTCTCGCCCGCCACCCCGACCCTTGCGCGATCCTGCAAGCCGATCCCGGACCCGACCCCGATATCGCCATGCTCACGACCGAGGCCCCGCCGCCATGGTCGGGCGGTGGCGGCAAATATGCCATTCCGGCGGTGCTGGAAGAGATCAAGCGCCACCGCACCACGCTGATCTTTCACAACACCCGCGCGCAGGCGGAATTGTTCTTTCACCACCTGTGGCTGGCCAACGAAGATCAGCTGCCCATCGGCATCCACCATGGCGCGCTGGCCCGCGAACAGCGCGAAAAGGTCGAACAGGCGATGGTCGAGGGGCGCTTGCGCGCCATCGTCTGCACCGGGTCGCTCGATCTGGGCATCGATTGGGGCGATGTGGATCTTGTCATCCAGGTGGGCGCGCCCAAGAACGTGAAGCGCTTGGTGCAGCGGATCGGACGGGCCAACCACCGCTACAACGCGCCCTCCAAGGCGCTGATCGTGCCCGCCAACCGGTTCGAGGTGATCGAATGCACCGCGGCGCTGGACGCCGTGCGCGCCCACCAGCTGGACGGCGACACCGACCATACCGGCCCGCTTGACGTGCTGTGCCAGCATATCCTGATCCGCGCCTGTGCAGGCCCGTTTCACGCCGATGACCTCTTCGCGGAAATCCGCAGCGCAGGCGCCTATGCCGATCTGCCGCGCGAGACATTCGACCGATGCCTCGATTTCGCGGCAACGGGGGGTTATGCGCTGCGCGCCTATGACCAATGGCAACGGCTGATCCAACGCCCAGACGGCCAATGGCAATTGCGCGACCCGCGCGCCACCACCCGCATCCGCATGAACATCGGGACCATCGTCGATGCCGACAAGATGCAGGTCCGCTACCAGAAAACCCGGGGCGGCGCGCCACTGGGCGAGGTCGAGGAATATTTCGCCTCGATGCTGCGCAAGGGGGACACGTTCCTGATCGGCGGCCAGATCGTGCGCTACGAGGGCATGCGCGAAATGGTGGTGGAGGTCAGCCGCACCCCCTATCTCAAGCCCAAGATCGCGACCTTCATGGGCACGAAATTCGCGACCTCGACCCAGCTGTCGGATCGCATCCTGACCATGTTCCGCGCCGAGGATTGGCCCGATCTGCCCGGTCACACCCGCGACTGGCTGCATCTGCAACGCCGGGTCAGTCGGCTGCCCGAACGCGACCGGCTGCTGGTCGAAAGCTTTCCCCATGACGGGCGTGAACATGTGGTTGCCTATGGCTTCGCGGGGCGAAACGCGCAGCAGACCCTTGGCCTGTTGATCACCCAGCGGATGGAGGAGATGGGGCTGAACCCGATGGGCTTCGTCGCCACCGATTATGCAACGCTGATCTGGGGGCTCGACCCGCTGGACGACCCCCGCCCGCTCTTCACCCGCGACAAGCTCATCGAGACCATGGAGGCCTGGCTGGCCGAGAATGCCGTGATGAAGCGCACCTTCAAGGCCAGCGCCCTGATCGCGGGCCTGATCGAGCGCAACCAGCCCGGCCGGGCGCGCAAGACCGGGCGCCAGGCGACATTCTCGACCGATATCCTCTATGACACGCTGCGCAAATACGATCCCGGCCACATCATGCTCGACATCACGCGGGCCGAGGCGATGCGCGGCCTGGTCGATTTCGGCCGGATCGAGGCGATGCTGACCCGGATCGGGGACCGGATCGACCATGTGCGCCTGACCCGCGTCACGCCCTTGGCCGCGCCCCTGTTCCTCGAGCCGGGGCGGGTGCCCATCGCGGGGGCGGCCGACCAGCGCCTGCTGGAGCAGGAGGCGGAGCGGCTGATGACCGCCGCCGGTCTGGTCGAGGTGACGCGCTGACCCCTTGCAAGAGCGGTCCGGCGACGATTATGAACAAAGCATGAACGCCCTGCCCTTCGAGTTTCGCGGCGAAACGCTGCACCTGTTGCCGTCGGGCGCGCTGCATTGGCCCGCGCGGCGGCTGTTGTGCGTGTCGGACCTGCATTTCGGCAAAGCCGACAGGTTGGCCCGGTCGGGCGGGCCGATGCTGCCCCCCTATGACACCGAAGAGACGCTGACCCGGCTGGCCCAGGACATCACCGAAACCGCCCCCGCCGAGGTGATCTGCCTTGGCGACAGTTTCGACGACCTGGAGGCCGCGCGGGGGCTTGGGGCGGCGCTGGTTGCGCGGTTGACGGGGTTGATGGCGGGGCTCTCTTGGACATGGATCCTTGGCAATCACGATCCGGGCCCCATCGATCTGGGCGGCTCCTGCCGGTCGGAAAGCCGGATCGGGCCGTTCGTCTTTCGCCATATCGCCGAGCCGACCGGGACGGGCGAGGTGTCGGGACATTACCACCCCAAGGCGCGCATCACGCTCCGCGGTCGGACCCTGACGCGGCGCTGCGCGCTGCTTGATGATCGCCGCCTGATCCTGCCCGCCTACGGGGCCTATACCGGCGGGCTGTTCTGCGACCGGCCGGAATTGTCGGGTCTCATGGGCGCGGGGGCCGAGATGCTGGTGCTGGGCGCGCGCCCGATCCGCCTGCCGATGCCCCGGCCCCCCGCTTCGAAAAGCCCGGCCCTGCGCAGCTCTTCCACATAGGCATCGCTGACCGGCAGCGACCCGCCCGAGCGCAGATAGGCCAGATGCCGTCGCCCATCGGGCCGCACGCCCAGCAATTCGGCCTTGGCCACCCAATGCGAGCGGTGGATGCGATACCCCGGGATCTGGTCAAGCTCGCTCAGCGCATCGCGAAACCGCATCCGCACGCGGCCCTTTTCCTCGGTGGTCGTGACATGCAGGAAATGATCATCGGCGGACACGACCAGAACCTCGCCCGCCAGCGCGGTATCGCCGCGATCCAGAAAGCCCGGCCGCGCCGGACCCTCAGTGGGCCGCGCTTTCTCGACCATCGCCAGCTGGTCCTGCGCCAGGCGGCGGACCCGTGCCACCTCGTAGCGGACAAGGGCCACGCAAAAGGCGATCAGCCCCATGATCACCGTGAATTCCGCCAACCACAGGATGTCCCCCACATCGAACCGGAAAACCACGAGGTTGACGCCCCAGACCAATGGCCCCAGCACCAGCGCCTGAACCACGGCCACGCCCATCAGCACGACAAGCGTTTCGCGGCGCAACCAGGCAAGGATCACATGACGCACCAGCGCCGCCACCAGAATGGCCAGGGCATTCACGCTCCCCCAATAGACAAGGCGTTGCCCGAAATCATAGGACATGACATCGTTGTAGGGGGCTGCGACAGTCACGGCCAAAGACAGGAAAACCCAAGCCAGGCCACGATACACCCAGATCGCAAGCCCATTCGCTTTCGATACGGTGTTCATTCCAAAGTCCATCATCATAAACTAAAGTTATATGTAAATACGAGTAATCCTCTCAGCCGCAGGCATCAACCCCAGCCCGGGAAATATTCTTTCGTGCCCTACACCAAGGACCAGGTTCTACCCCCCGCCGTGGAAAGGGCGATCCGCGACAGCTTTGCGCGTCAGGGGCTCATGTCCACGATGCAGGCGCAGATCCTGCATGTCGGATTTGGACAGACCGTCTTGCGGATGCCGATCACCGATGCCGTCGGCCAGCAACACGGCTTTGCCCATGCCGGGGCCAGCTTCGCGCTCGGCGACAGCGCGGCGGGCTATGCCGCCCTCTCGACCATGCCCGAAGGATCCGAGGTGCTGACCATCGAGATGAAGATCAACCTCATCGCGCCGGCAAGCGGGCGCTTCCTTGTGGCCAGGGGCGAGGTGCTGAAGGCTGGCCGCCGCCTGAGCGTGGTGCGCGCCACGGTCGAGGCCGAGGCCGCCGACGGAAGCCGCAAACCCGTGGCGCTGTTGCAGGGAACCATGATCCCGAGCTGACGATCCCTCAGGCCGTCAATCCCGCAGGCTCCGGCAGGCCGTTGGCACGGCAGCAGGCCGTCAGCGTATTGGCCAGTAGACAGGCGATGGTCATCGGCCCGACCCCGCCCGGGACCGGCGTGATGGCCCCGGCCACGGCGGCGCAGCTGTCGAAATGGCAATCCCCCACCAGCCGCGTCTTCGACGGATCCTCGGGATGCGGCACGCGGTTGATGCCCACGTCGATCACCGTCGCCCCCGGCTTGACCCAATCGCCCAGGATCATCTCGGGCCGCCCGACCGCCGCGACAAGGATATCGGCCCTCCGGCACACGGCGGCCAGATCGCGCGTGCGCGAATGGGCCAGCGTCACCGTGCAGCTGTCACCCAAAAGCAATTGCGCCATGGGCTTGCCCACGATGTTGGAGCGTCCGACCACGACCGCCTCGAGCCCCGCAAGCGATCCGTGATGGTCGCGCAGCATCATCAGGCAGCCCAGCGGCGTGCAAGGCACCAGCGCCTTCTGCCCCGTCCCAAGCAGGCCCACGTTCGAGATATGGAACCCGTCCACATCCTTGGCGGGATCGATGGCATTGATGACCTTGGCGCTGTCGACATGATCCGGCAGCGGCAATTGCACGAGAATGCCATGGACCGAAGGATCGGCATTCAACCGCGCCACAAGCGCCAGGATCTCGGCCTCGGGCGTCGCGGCATCGAGCTTGTGCTCGAAACTCGCCATGCCCGCCGCGACCGTCTGGATGCCCTTGTTCTTCACATAGACCTGGCTCGCGGGATCCTCGCCCACCAGCACCACGGCAAGACCCGGCACGATCCCCGGCCCCGCCTTCAGCGCCGCGACCTGTTCCGCAACCCGTTCCCGCACTTCTGCGGCAAAGGCCTTTCCATCGATGATCTCAGCCGCCATGCCCGTGCCCTTCATCTTTCCAAAAATATGCAATCCCGCCGGTCACGCCCCGCGCGGCCCAAGGGATCGCCCCCGCCGCTGGCAGGCGGCGGTCGCGGCGGCGGGGGCTCGATGCCCCTGCCGCCGCGCCCCCCTTGACCTCAGAAGAGCCCCTCGATCAAGCCCGCATCGTTGAGGCGGATCGTCTCGGAGGCGGGCACCTTGGGCAGGCCCGGCATGGTCATGATCTCGCCGCAGATCGCCACGACAAAGCCCGCCCCCGCCGACAGACGCACCTCTCGCACGGGGATCGTGTGGCCCTCGGGGGCACCGCGCAGGTTGGGGTCGGTCGAGAAGGAATACTGCGTCTTGGCCATGCAGACGGGCAGATTGCCATAGCCTGCGTCCTCCCAGGCCTTGAGCTGGGCGCGCACGCTTGCATCGGCCGTCACGCTGCCCGCGCGGTAGATGCGGGTCGCGATGGTTTCGATCTTGTCCATCAGCCCCATCTCGTCGGGGTAAAGCGTGCGGAAATCGGCGCTGCCGCCCTCGGCCAGATCGGCGACGCGGCGGGCCAGATCCTCGATCCCGGCCCCGCCCTCGGCCCAGTGGCGGCACAAGATCGCCTCGGACCCCAGCGCCGCGACATACTCCTTCACCGCGGCGATTTCCGCCTCGGTATCGCCTGCGAAATGGTTGATGCCGACCACGACCGGCACGCCGAAGCCCTTCACGTTCTCGATGTGGCGGCCAAGGTTGGCACAGCCCTTTTGCACCGCCGCGACATTCTCGGCCCCCAGATCGGCCTTGGCCACGCCGCCATTCATCTTCATCGCGCGCACGGTGGCCACGATCACCACCGCATCGGGCGCAAGACCCGCCTTGCGGCACTTGATGTTCATGAATTTCTCGGCGCCCAGATCGGCCCCGAAACCGGCCTCGGTCACCACGAAATCGGCCAGTTTCAGCGCGGTCCTCGTCGCGATCACGCTGTTGCAGCCATGCGCGATATTGGCGAAGGGCCCGCCATGGACAAAGGCGGGGTTGTTTTCCAGCGTCTGCACGAGATTGGGCTGCATCGCATCCTTGAGCAGCACAGTCATCGCCCCGTCCGCCTTGATGTCGCGGCAATAGATCGGCGTCTTGTCGCGGGTATAGGCCACGATCATGTCGCCCAGCCGGCGTTCCAGATCGGCCAGGTCGCTGGCAAGGCACAAGATCGCCATGACCTCGGAGGCGACGGTGATGTCGAAACCGGTCTGGCGCGGGAAGCCGTTGGCGACCCCGCCAAGGCTGACGACCATGTCGCGCAGCGCGCGATCGTTCATGTCCATCACGCGCCGCCAGACGACGCGGCGCTCGTCGATGCCCAGCGCATTGCCCCAGTAGATGTGGTTGTCGATCATCGCCGACAGCAGGTTATGGGCGCTGGTGATGGCGTGGAAATCGCCGGTGAAATGGAGGTTCATGTCCTCCATCGGCACGACCTGCGCATAGCCGCCGCCCGCGGCCCCGCCCTTCATCCCGAAATTGGGGCCGAGGCTGGCTTCGCGGATGCAGATCGCGGCCTTTTTCCCGATCCGGTTCAGCCCGTCGCCCAGGCCCACGGTGGTCGTCGTCTTGCCCTCGCCCGCGGGTGTGGGGTTGATCGCGGTGACAAGGATCAGCTTGCCGTTTGGCCGGTCCTTGAGGCCGGTGATGAAATCCTGCCCGATCTTGGCCTTGTCATGGCCGTAGGGCAGCAGGGCCTCGGTGGGGATGCCCAGTTTCGCGCCGATCTCCTGGATCGGTTTCTTCTGTGCGGCGCGGGCGATTTCGATGTCGGTCTTGAAGGCCATGTCGGCGGGCTCCCTTTCCCTTGCGGGCGTGTCTGTCGGGACATGCTTAGCCGTCGCGCGGGCCGCTGTGAGGCCGAATTACGACACATTCACGGGCCTTGTCGTCACGCGGGGTTTCCGATCGGACACAGGCGTCACCGGGCGGTGGCGCGCGCGGCCTCCAGATGGGGCCAGGCGGGTTGGTCGGGGATATGCAGGCGGAGCGTCGCGCCGAGCGCGATCGTCCCCTCGCGCTCGACCCAGGCCGTGACGCCGCGCCGGTGCAGGGCCGCACGTTTGAAGGCCTTGCCGAAACCGGGGTGGCGTGCGTCGATGGGCGCGGCAGGCAGATGGCAGGGGCGGTTTTCCATGTCGATGGTGAGCGTCGTGCCGCTGGCCTCGTCTTGCAGGCGGGACGAGGGCGGGACATGGCTGAAAGCGGGGATGCCCGAGACGACCATCGAGGCCCCGACCAGGGCGGGGTCGAGGGCCGCGAGCCCCATGGCGGCGGCGATGGCGGCAAGGTCTTCGGCCGAGACGATCGAGAGCTGGCGGGTGTTGCGGATCGGGGTTCCACGCTTGTATTGCGCGCGCACGCGGCTGTCGGCGGGGCGCGTCAGCCCGGCATGGCTTTCGCCGCCAAAACCTTGGAAAGTCAGGGACATTTCGGTCAGGGCCTGCGTTTCAAGCGCCGCGTCGCGGTCGGCATTCGCACCGAGCCACGTGACTTTCGCGGTGAAGGCGGTGGGGATCAGGGCGGGCATTCGCGGGTCTCCATGACGGCGGGGCGATGAGAGGTCGGGGCGCGCGGGGATGCAAGCCGAAACCCTGCACAAGCGGGCGGCAATCGTGTTAGGATGGGCATATCACCCTGACCAGAAGGACCGAAAATGGCTGAGAAAACCGATTTCATGGCGCAGGCCAAGGCGCAGATGGACGCGTGGAACGCGGAAATGCGCAAGATGCAGGCCAAGATGATGGAAGCGGGTGCCCAGCAGCAGGAGCAGATGCAAAAGCAGATGGCCTCGCTTCAGGAACAGCGCGACCACATGCAAAAGCACATGGAAGAGCTGGGCCGCGCCAACATGACGGCGGTGAAGGAGATCCAGTCGACCATGCAGGATGCGTGGACGGAGATGGAGAAATCGATGGAAGCGGCCCGCAAGAAGTTCATGGGCGGTTAAGATCGGCGGCCATTTCCTGACGAAGGGTAAAGATTGACCGCCAGATCCTGACGAACCGTGACCGGTTCAGGGCCAAGGCAAGGTTTCGTAAAGATTTCGCGGCAGGACCCGTCGGAAAGGCAAAACCCCCGGTCAGGCGACCGGGGGTTTTTCGTTCGGATCGACCATGGCCGGGATCAGGCCGAAGGCTCGGGCTCCATGTCGCCCGAGGGGCGCGACTTGGGCTTGAGCTTGGGGATCGCGGTGATCGAGGGCGTGCCGCCCGAGGTCGAGGAGGCGTCGTCGTCATCGCCGCGGTTCAGCGCCTCGCCGTTGATGACCTTCTGGATCTCGGCCCCGGTCAGGGTCTCGTATTCCAGCAAGCCCTGGGCCAGCCGTTCCAGATCCTCGCGCTTTTCGGTCAGGATGCGTTTGGCGGTCTCGTAGCCTTCGTCGATGAATTCCTTCACCTTGGCGTCGATCCGTTTCTGCATCTCTTCGGAATGGTTGGTGCCGCCGCCATACGCGCCCAGATAGCTCTGCTGCTCGTTGGCGTAATCGACATAGCCCAGTTCCTCGGCATAGCCGAATTGGGTGACCATGGCGCGGGCGATCTTGGACACCTGCTGGATGTCGGAAGCCGCGCCCGACGTGACCATTTCCTTGCCGAAAACCAGTTCCTCGGCCACGCGGCCGCCCATCGCCATGGCGATCTTGGAGGTATACTTGCGGTAGCTGACCGACAGCTGGTCGCGTTCCGGCAAGGACATGACCAAGCCCAGCGCGCGGCCGCGCGGGATGATCGTGGCCTTGTGGATCGGGTCATGGTCGGGAACGTTCAGGCCGACGATGGCGTGACCGGCTTCGTGATAGGCGGTCAGTTTCTTTTCATCCTCGGACATGACCATGGAGCGGCGTTCCGCGCCCATCATCACCTTGTCCTTGGCGCGTTCGAAATCGTCCATCGTGACGAAGCGACGGTTCACACGGGCGGCCATCAGCGCCGCCTCGTTCACGAGGTTGGCCAGATCCGCGCCCGAGAACCCGGGCGTGCCGCGCGCGATGATGCGCAGGTCGACATCGGGCCCCAGAGGCACCTTGCGGGCGTGAACGCCCAGGATGCGCTCGCGGCCCTTGATGTCGGGGTTCGGGACCTGGACCTGACGGTCGAAACGGCCGGGGCGCAGCAGGGCGGGGTCGAGCACATCGGGGCGGTTGGTGGCCGCGACGATGATGATCCCCTCGTTCGCCTCGAAGCCGTCCATTTCGACGAGCAGCTGGTTCAGCGTCTGTTCGCGTTCGTCATTGCCGCCGCCATAGCCCACACCACGTGACCGGCCCACGGCGTCGATTTCGTCGATGAAGACGATGCAGGGCGCATTCTTTTTCGCCTGTTCGAACATGTCGCGGACGCGGGAGGCGCCCACGCCGACGAACATCTCGACGAAATCGGAGCCCGAGATGGTGAAGAAGGGCACGCCCGCCTCGCCCGCGATGGCACGTGCGAGCAGCGTCTTACCGGTGCCGGGCGGGCCGACAAGCAGCGCGCCCTTGGGGATCTTGCCGCCCAAGCGGCTGAATTTCTGCGGATTGCGCAGGAATTCGACAATCTCCTCGAGCTCTTCCTTGGCCTCGTCGATGCCCGCGA contains:
- a CDS encoding MOSC domain-containing protein, which encodes MPALIPTAFTAKVTWLGANADRDAALETQALTEMSLTFQGFGGESHAGLTRPADSRVRAQYKRGTPIRNTRQLSIVSAEDLAAIAAAMGLAALDPALVGASMVVSGIPAFSHVPPSSRLQDEASGTTLTIDMENRPCHLPAAPIDARHPGFGKAFKRAALHRRGVTAWVEREGTIALGATLRLHIPDQPAWPHLEAARATAR
- a CDS encoding PaaI family thioesterase, yielding MSTMQAQILHVGFGQTVLRMPITDAVGQQHGFAHAGASFALGDSAAGYAALSTMPEGSEVLTIEMKINLIAPASGRFLVARGEVLKAGRRLSVVRATVEAEAADGSRKPVALLQGTMIPS
- the ftsH gene encoding ATP-dependent zinc metalloprotease FtsH is translated as MGNARNVAFWVILFLLILALFNLFSGGQNQVAQRGVAYSEFITQVENRQVVSATLDGENVQFTTADGTYSTIAPGDANTTDVLLNNGVRIEARPQEQSGFLSVLSLWLPVLVLIGIWIFFMNRMQGGGRGGAMGFGKSKAKLLTEKHGRVTFDDVAGIDEAKEELEEIVEFLRNPQKFSRLGGKIPKGALLVGPPGTGKTLLARAIAGEAGVPFFTISGSDFVEMFVGVGASRVRDMFEQAKKNAPCIVFIDEIDAVGRSRGVGYGGGNDEREQTLNQLLVEMDGFEANEGIIIVAATNRPDVLDPALLRPGRFDRQVQVPNPDIKGRERILGVHARKVPLGPDVDLRIIARGTPGFSGADLANLVNEAALMAARVNRRFVTMDDFERAKDKVMMGAERRSMVMSEDEKKLTAYHEAGHAIVGLNVPDHDPIHKATIIPRGRALGLVMSLPERDQLSVSYRKYTSKIAMAMGGRVAEELVFGKEMVTSGAASDIQQVSKIARAMVTQFGYAEELGYVDYANEQQSYLGAYGGGTNHSEEMQKRIDAKVKEFIDEGYETAKRILTEKREDLERLAQGLLEYETLTGAEIQKVINGEALNRGDDDDASSTSGGTPSITAIPKLKPKSRPSGDMEPEPSA
- a CDS encoding formate--tetrahydrofolate ligase, whose amino-acid sequence is MAFKTDIEIARAAQKKPIQEIGAKLGIPTEALLPYGHDKAKIGQDFITGLKDRPNGKLILVTAINPTPAGEGKTTTTVGLGDGLNRIGKKAAICIREASLGPNFGMKGGAAGGGYAQVVPMEDMNLHFTGDFHAITSAHNLLSAMIDNHIYWGNALGIDERRVVWRRVMDMNDRALRDMVVSLGGVANGFPRQTGFDITVASEVMAILCLASDLADLERRLGDMIVAYTRDKTPIYCRDIKADGAMTVLLKDAMQPNLVQTLENNPAFVHGGPFANIAHGCNSVIATRTALKLADFVVTEAGFGADLGAEKFMNIKCRKAGLAPDAVVIVATVRAMKMNGGVAKADLGAENVAAVQKGCANLGRHIENVKGFGVPVVVGINHFAGDTEAEIAAVKEYVAALGSEAILCRHWAEGGAGIEDLARRVADLAEGGSADFRTLYPDEMGLMDKIETIATRIYRAGSVTADASVRAQLKAWEDAGYGNLPVCMAKTQYSFSTDPNLRGAPEGHTIPVREVRLSAGAGFVVAICGEIMTMPGLPKVPASETIRLNDAGLIEGLF
- a CDS encoding ligase-associated DNA damage response DEXH box helicase is translated as MTRALPPAITGWFASRGWSIHPHQQAMLERADLPCQLLIAPTGGGKTMAGFLPTLADLADGSHKGLHTLYVSPLKALAADIKRNLTGPITDMDLPIRVEDRTGDTSSHTKRRQRADPPHILLTTPESLALMVSYEDAARTFAGLRRIIVDEIHALAESKRGDQLMLALSRLSALAPDLRRVGLSATVEDPAAIARILARHPDPCAILQADPGPDPDIAMLTTEAPPPWSGGGGKYAIPAVLEEIKRHRTTLIFHNTRAQAELFFHHLWLANEDQLPIGIHHGALAREQREKVEQAMVEGRLRAIVCTGSLDLGIDWGDVDLVIQVGAPKNVKRLVQRIGRANHRYNAPSKALIVPANRFEVIECTAALDAVRAHQLDGDTDHTGPLDVLCQHILIRACAGPFHADDLFAEIRSAGAYADLPRETFDRCLDFAATGGYALRAYDQWQRLIQRPDGQWQLRDPRATTRIRMNIGTIVDADKMQVRYQKTRGGAPLGEVEEYFASMLRKGDTFLIGGQIVRYEGMREMVVEVSRTPYLKPKIATFMGTKFATSTQLSDRILTMFRAEDWPDLPGHTRDWLHLQRRVSRLPERDRLLVESFPHDGREHVVAYGFAGRNAQQTLGLLITQRMEEMGLNPMGFVATDYATLIWGLDPLDDPRPLFTRDKLIETMEAWLAENAVMKRTFKASALIAGLIERNQPGRARKTGRQATFSTDILYDTLRKYDPGHIMLDITRAEAMRGLVDFGRIEAMLTRIGDRIDHVRLTRVTPLAAPLFLEPGRVPIAGAADQRLLEQEAERLMTAAGLVEVTR
- the pdeM gene encoding ligase-associated DNA damage response endonuclease PdeM, translated to MNALPFEFRGETLHLLPSGALHWPARRLLCVSDLHFGKADRLARSGGPMLPPYDTEETLTRLAQDITETAPAEVICLGDSFDDLEAARGLGAALVARLTGLMAGLSWTWILGNHDPGPIDLGGSCRSESRIGPFVFRHIAEPTGTGEVSGHYHPKARITLRGRTLTRRCALLDDRRLILPAYGAYTGGLFCDRPELSGLMGAGAEMLVLGARPIRLPMPRPPASKSPALRSSST
- the folD gene encoding bifunctional methylenetetrahydrofolate dehydrogenase/methenyltetrahydrofolate cyclohydrolase FolD gives rise to the protein MAAEIIDGKAFAAEVRERVAEQVAALKAGPGIVPGLAVVLVGEDPASQVYVKNKGIQTVAAGMASFEHKLDAATPEAEILALVARLNADPSVHGILVQLPLPDHVDSAKVINAIDPAKDVDGFHISNVGLLGTGQKALVPCTPLGCLMMLRDHHGSLAGLEAVVVGRSNIVGKPMAQLLLGDSCTVTLAHSRTRDLAAVCRRADILVAAVGRPEMILGDWVKPGATVIDVGINRVPHPEDPSKTRLVGDCHFDSCAAVAGAITPVPGGVGPMTIACLLANTLTACCRANGLPEPAGLTA